A stretch of Coturnix japonica isolate 7356 chromosome 11, Coturnix japonica 2.1, whole genome shotgun sequence DNA encodes these proteins:
- the NOB1 gene encoding RNA-binding protein NOB1 — protein sequence MADMGRVPHVVADTGAFLSGAALQDVARSVYTVPEVLAEIRDRRARRRLAALPYELQLRRPRAEYVRNVTEFAKRTGDFPSLSAADLQVLALTCQMQDEITGPGSVRLQPPDKVQLSSSPCHPEATLHIAGFHLPTKHKRPRKSQQQHGHDSSTELPDSAEFSSFLYWRLPLPDIEDELQEMLKTHSTSSSPAATDECQSSEDGDGAEEEEDEDEGSDDDEGWITPSNLKQVQQDTGHCDTVPANVQVGCVTTDFSMQNVLLQMGLHVLAVNGMLIRQARSHILRCHGCFRTTSDMTKVFCPHCGNKTLKKVAVSVSEDGSLHMHFSRNPKVLNPRGLRYPLPAPQGGKHANNPHLVEDQPFPQQRLSRKARQKTNVFDPDYIAGVSPFAENDIYSRAANLQIRDMALGAGRRRLNPNAVTKKFVKRR from the exons ATGGCGGACATGGGCCGCGTGCCGCACGTGGTGGCCGATACCGGCGCGTTCCTGAGCGGTGCCGCGCTGCAG GACGTGGCGCGCAGCGTGTACACCGTGCCCGAGGTGCTGGCCGAGATCCGGGACCGGCGGGCGCGGCGCCGCCTGGCAGCGCTGCCCTACGAACTGCAGCTCCGCCGACCGAGGGCTGAGTATGTGCGGAACG TCACCGAGTTCGCCAAGCGCACCGGGGACTTCCCCAGCCTGTCGGCCGCCGACCTGCAGGTGCTGGCGCTCACCTGCCAGATGCAGGACGAGATCACAGGGCCGGGCAGCGTCCGCCTGCAGCCCCCGGACAAG gtgcagctcagctccagcccgTGTCACCCCGAGGCCACGCTGCACATCGCCGGCTTCCACCTGCCCACCAAG CACAAACGCCCGCGgaagagccagcagcagcacggccaCGACAGCAGCACGGAGCTGCCTGACAGTGCTGAGTTCAGCTCCTTCCTCTACTGGAGGCTGCCCCTGCCCGACATCGAGGACGAGCTCCAGGAGATGCTG aaaacacacagcacctccagcagcccGGCAGCCACCGACGAGTGTCAGAGCTCAGAGGATGGGGATGGTGCcgaggaggaagaggatgaggatgaagggAGCGATGATGACGAGGGCTGGATAACGCCAAGCAACCTCAAGCAGGTCCAGCAGGACACGGGGCACTGCGACACCGTGCCTGCCAACGTGCAGGTCGGCTGTGTCACCACAGACTTCTCCATGCAG AACGTGCTGCTGCAGATGGGTCTCCATGTGCTGGCAGTGAATGGCATGCTGATCCGCCAGGCCCGGAGCCACATCCTGCGCTGCCACGGCTGCTTCAG GACAACTTCGGACATGACCAAGGTCTTCTGCCCTCACTGCGGTAACAAGACGCTGAAGAAAGTTGCAGTGAGTGTCAGTGAGGATGGCAGCCTCCACATGCACTTCTCCCGCAACCCCAAGGTGCTGAACCCGCGGGGACTCAGG TACCCGCTGCCAGCACCGCAGGGAGGGAAGCACGCCAACAACCCGCACCTGGTGGAGGACCagcccttcccacagcagcGACTGTCCCGCAAGGCCAGGCAGAAGACCAACGTCTTCGACCCCGACTACATCGCAGGGGTCTCACCCTTTGCAGAAAATGACATCTACAGTCGTGCAGCCAACCTGCAAATCCGGGACATGGCACTGGGCGCTGGCAGGAGGCGCCTGAACCCCAATGCTGTGACAAAGAAGTTTGTGAAGAGGAGATGA